A part of Heliangelus exortis chromosome 3, bHelExo1.hap1, whole genome shotgun sequence genomic DNA contains:
- the LOC139795451 gene encoding trace amine-associated receptor 5-like: MSSAQALGAEGMLVTLCYEANGSCYRTLHHFEVQLAIYLACALGMLITVLGNLLVIVIISHFKALHTPTNLLLLSLALADFLLGLTVLPFSTIRSVESCWYFGDDFCRLHTFLDTLFCLTSIFHLCFISIDRHCAICYPLLYPTKFTIRVACIYIGVGWAVPMAYSSVFLYVKAIEEGLGHFLQDMPCIGSCQLLFNKLWGWLNFPVFFFPCLIIIVLYVEIFIVAKKQARMINNMNRSIGSQLHVGASKSERKAAKILGVAVGVYLLCWLPFTIDTMVDSLLDFATPPVLFDILIWFAYFNSACNPLIYVFSYRWFRKAVKLLLAHGIFCSRISTVDLYQE, from the coding sequence aTGAGCTCAGCCCAGGCTCTCGGTGCTGAGGGGATGCTGGTCACCTTGTGCTATGAGGCAAATGGCTCCTGCTACAGAACCTTACACCACTTTGAGGTCCAGCTGGCCATTTATCTGGCCTGTGCCCTGGGCATGCTGATTACAGTGCTGGGGAACCTGCTGGTGATTGTCATCATTTCCCATTTCAAAGCCCTGCACACTCCCACCaatctcctgctcctctccctcgCCCTTGCTGACTTCCTCCTGGGGCTGACTGTGCTGCCTTTTAGCACCATCCGGTCTGTTGAGAGCTGCTGGTATTTTGGAGATGATTTCTGTAGGCTGCACACATTTCTGGACACTCTCTTTTGCTTGACCTCCATATTTCATCTGTGTTTCATTTCCATTGATAGGCACTGTGCCATCTGCTACCCTTTGCTCTACCCCACCAAGTTCACTATAAGGGTGGCCTGCATTTACATTGGGGTGGGCTGGGCAGTGCCTATGGCTTATTCCTCTGTTTTCCTCTACGTTAAAGCGATTGAAGAAGGATTGGGCCATTTTTTGCAAGACATGCCCTGTATTGGTAGCTGTCAGTTGCTTTTCAACAAGCTCTGGGGATGGTTGAACTTCCCGGTATTCTTCTTCCCTTGCCTCATAATCATAGTCTTGTACGTAGAAATATTCATTGTAGCTAAAAAGCAAGCCAGGATGATAAACAACATGAATAGGAGTATTGGGTCTCAGCTACATGTAGGAGCATCCAAGAgtgaaaggaaagcagcaaagatCCTTGGGGTAGCTGTAGGAGTCTACCTCCTGTGCTGGTTGCCCTTTACTATTGATACCATGGTAGACAGTCTTCTGGATTTTGCTACCCCCCCAGTTCTGTTTGACATCTTAATTTGGTTTGCTTACTTCAATTCTGCCTGCAATCCCTTGATTTATGTATTCTCCTACCGCTGGTTCAGGAAAGCTGTAAAACTACTCTTAGCCCATGGGATCTTTTGTTCGAGGATATCTACAGTAGATTTGTATCAGGAATAA